From one Sorangium aterium genomic stretch:
- a CDS encoding molybdopterin cofactor-binding domain-containing protein, with translation MTQSRSDSDAGFATDLQFVLNGQPVVLKDVDPTTLLVDWLRSPEVGLHGTKKACGQGGCGACTVMITELDPQTGQKMFRSINACMRPICTLDGKAVTTIEGTGSTTTSLSPVQYRIAKENGSQCGFCTPGFVMNMHSVLATATSLGKGRPTKLRVEQAFDGNLCRCTGYRPILYGMKHFASDWSDADKQGCLHTDVDPADEVPHCHTVPADFPSSLEAPPRALHYRKGVYDWYRPVTLAQVHEIQQHYDPSSIKLVVGNTSIGVYDKYTEDPHVLVDVSHVPELRRKDVEPAQIVVGSAVCYSDLLDMLDALLAQRGKVEPGTAGEGYEALHTMVQRTAGRIVRNAASLGGNTMMVARHVTEGVPFPSDAFTAYCSLGVKVLVSTGAGAPTEYDILDFAHHYASSPALRATGVLVSYRIPTTPPRVFVRTYKTALRPENAHSIVNAGMLAGFDEQGNVTGARIVFGGVGPLAFHAKRAEGFLEGRPWNAETLAGAIDCVRQDVSEQLTLHHDRMAALPDEGFTDAYKLALAEGYFYQFFVYVAEQVAHHEVSKDARSAGKRRERPESTGKQKYERYKDEYPVNKPYIKLGAFLQATGEARYTHDIPLPARGLEAAVVTSMKALAQISYQIPSGDSLVTATAAELSAYLATRYPGFVDYVTKDDIPPGGSNAQGFGNDLLFADGIVTSYGQCIGLVLAQTAEQAIDIAQEIATRWVRYAPVVDDDRKPVLPTLTIDEARRQGKIYQDSQHYPVHVWKIQRPGTKLDWVAGDDSGSRVVHDDAVLDGVQCKVFHGSERSGAQLHFYMETNACVAIPGERNRIVVHSSTQSPDSVQSGVRSALGLAMNHVGVEIARVGGGYGGKTTRSPYVAGITAVAAWKHRRPVKLAMRRENDSAMIGHRHPLLGEYAVAIATGEGDPDQRGRLMGLKTDFWTDGGSTLDCSFVVMDCLQLRADSAYNIPHYQTSGDVCQTNKASNTAMRSMGSVQALLVQEDAIEQAAHAIGMLPEDVREKNLYQLGGMTPVGQVLDYCYLGHVWERIKQNSKFAERLAAVQKFNAENRWKKRGISMMPVKYGSGYNAPMLEQAGALVEVYAQDGTVLVRQGGVEMGQGLRVKVAQVVAKELNIPMGLIEIGDTDTQVVPNPVGTGASTGSGFNAAAAKKACRDLRDRLQAYCMKKLEENGLAWCQTNHIDFWNHQDGWRKVVQITTNGKTIEKTIWQCVVAIAHNDQFNLSAQARFKQKGGAEIDTGLIFKPNAGSEAVYHFTGFTYSAACTEVEIDVLTGETTVLRADVLYDMGDSLNPAIDIGQVEGAYVQGLGYVLSEDVLFQPDGPDAGALNADNTWRYKVPATTSIPIEFNVDLFPRSTAPEVPESPYDLYSSKEVGEPPLVLAITAFFALKHAILAARQDRGHNEWFQLQAPATVQRVQQACLVTQEDLTL, from the coding sequence ATGACACAATCGCGATCTGATAGCGACGCAGGGTTCGCCACCGACCTGCAATTCGTCCTCAATGGCCAGCCGGTGGTGCTGAAGGACGTGGACCCGACCACGCTGCTCGTCGATTGGCTGCGCTCGCCCGAGGTCGGCCTCCATGGGACCAAGAAGGCGTGCGGCCAGGGCGGCTGCGGCGCGTGCACGGTGATGATCACGGAGCTGGACCCACAGACCGGGCAAAAGATGTTCCGCTCGATCAACGCTTGCATGCGCCCCATCTGCACGCTCGACGGCAAGGCGGTGACCACGATCGAGGGCACGGGCTCCACGACCACCTCGTTGAGCCCGGTGCAGTACCGCATTGCCAAGGAAAACGGCTCGCAATGCGGCTTCTGCACGCCGGGCTTCGTGATGAACATGCACTCCGTGCTCGCGACCGCGACGAGCCTGGGCAAGGGGCGGCCGACCAAGCTGCGTGTCGAGCAGGCCTTCGACGGCAACCTGTGCCGCTGCACCGGCTACCGCCCGATCCTCTACGGCATGAAGCACTTTGCCTCCGACTGGAGCGACGCCGACAAGCAGGGCTGCCTGCACACGGACGTCGACCCCGCCGATGAGGTGCCGCATTGCCATACCGTGCCCGCGGACTTCCCCAGCTCGCTCGAGGCCCCCCCGCGCGCGCTCCACTATCGCAAGGGTGTCTATGACTGGTACCGCCCCGTCACCCTGGCCCAGGTGCACGAGATCCAGCAGCATTACGACCCGAGCAGCATCAAGCTGGTGGTGGGGAACACCTCGATCGGGGTTTACGACAAGTACACCGAGGATCCCCACGTCCTCGTCGACGTCTCCCACGTGCCCGAGCTGCGGCGCAAGGACGTGGAGCCCGCGCAGATCGTGGTGGGGTCGGCCGTCTGCTACAGCGACTTGCTCGATATGCTCGACGCTCTGCTCGCGCAACGCGGAAAGGTCGAGCCGGGCACCGCGGGCGAGGGGTACGAGGCGCTGCATACCATGGTCCAGCGCACCGCGGGCCGCATCGTGCGCAATGCGGCCAGCCTGGGCGGGAACACCATGATGGTGGCGCGGCACGTCACCGAGGGCGTGCCGTTCCCCTCGGATGCCTTCACGGCCTACTGCTCCCTGGGCGTCAAGGTGCTGGTCAGCACGGGCGCGGGCGCCCCGACCGAGTACGACATCCTCGACTTCGCCCACCACTACGCGAGCTCGCCCGCGCTGCGCGCGACGGGGGTGCTCGTGAGCTACCGCATCCCCACCACACCACCGCGCGTGTTCGTGCGGACTTACAAGACGGCGCTGCGGCCCGAGAATGCGCACTCGATCGTCAACGCAGGCATGCTCGCGGGCTTCGACGAGCAGGGCAACGTCACCGGCGCGCGGATCGTGTTTGGCGGGGTCGGGCCGCTCGCTTTCCACGCCAAGCGGGCCGAGGGCTTCCTGGAGGGCCGCCCGTGGAATGCGGAGACCTTGGCCGGGGCCATCGATTGCGTGCGGCAAGACGTCTCGGAGCAGCTCACCCTGCACCACGACCGCATGGCGGCGCTGCCCGACGAGGGCTTCACCGACGCGTACAAGCTGGCGCTCGCCGAGGGGTACTTCTACCAGTTCTTCGTCTACGTGGCCGAGCAGGTGGCCCACCACGAGGTGTCCAAAGACGCTCGCTCGGCGGGCAAGCGCAGGGAGAGGCCGGAGAGCACGGGCAAGCAGAAGTACGAGCGCTACAAGGACGAGTACCCGGTCAACAAGCCCTACATCAAGCTGGGCGCGTTCCTGCAGGCCACCGGCGAGGCGCGCTATACGCACGACATCCCGCTGCCGGCCCGCGGCCTGGAGGCGGCGGTGGTGACCAGCATGAAGGCGCTGGCCCAGATCTCCTACCAGATCCCCAGCGGCGATTCGCTGGTGACCGCCACCGCTGCCGAGCTTTCGGCCTACCTGGCGACCCGCTATCCGGGCTTCGTGGATTACGTCACCAAGGACGACATCCCCCCCGGTGGCTCCAACGCCCAGGGCTTCGGCAACGACCTCTTGTTCGCCGACGGCATTGTGACCTCGTACGGGCAATGCATCGGCCTGGTTTTGGCGCAGACCGCCGAGCAGGCCATCGACATCGCGCAAGAGATCGCCACCCGCTGGGTCCGGTACGCGCCGGTCGTCGACGACGACCGCAAGCCCGTCCTGCCCACGCTGACCATCGACGAGGCCCGGCGCCAGGGCAAGATCTACCAGGACAGCCAGCACTACCCCGTGCACGTCTGGAAGATCCAGCGCCCCGGGACCAAGCTCGACTGGGTCGCGGGCGACGATTCCGGCAGCCGCGTCGTGCACGACGACGCCGTGCTCGACGGCGTCCAGTGCAAGGTGTTCCACGGCAGCGAGCGCAGCGGGGCGCAGCTCCATTTCTACATGGAGACGAACGCGTGCGTGGCCATTCCCGGCGAGCGCAACCGCATCGTGGTGCATTCGTCCACCCAGAGCCCCGACTCGGTGCAGAGCGGGGTCCGCAGCGCGCTCGGGCTCGCCATGAACCATGTCGGAGTCGAGATCGCGCGGGTGGGCGGTGGCTACGGCGGCAAGACGACGCGCTCGCCCTACGTCGCCGGCATCACGGCGGTGGCGGCGTGGAAGCACCGACGCCCCGTGAAGCTGGCGATGCGCCGCGAGAATGACAGCGCGATGATCGGCCACCGGCACCCCTTGCTGGGCGAATACGCCGTCGCGATCGCCACCGGGGAGGGAGACCCGGATCAGCGCGGCCGGCTGATGGGCCTGAAGACGGACTTCTGGACCGACGGCGGCAGCACGCTCGATTGCTCGTTCGTCGTGATGGATTGTCTCCAGCTCCGGGCCGACAGCGCCTATAACATTCCCCACTACCAGACCAGCGGGGACGTCTGCCAGACGAACAAGGCCAGCAACACCGCAATGCGCTCGATGGGCTCGGTGCAGGCGCTGCTCGTGCAAGAGGACGCCATCGAGCAGGCCGCCCACGCAATCGGGATGCTGCCGGAGGACGTGCGGGAGAAGAACCTATACCAGCTCGGAGGGATGACCCCCGTCGGGCAGGTGCTCGATTACTGCTACCTGGGCCACGTGTGGGAGCGCATCAAGCAGAACTCGAAGTTCGCCGAGCGTCTCGCGGCCGTGCAGAAGTTCAACGCCGAGAACCGCTGGAAGAAGCGCGGCATCTCGATGATGCCCGTGAAGTACGGGAGCGGCTACAACGCGCCGATGCTCGAGCAGGCGGGCGCGCTCGTCGAGGTCTACGCCCAGGATGGCACGGTGCTCGTGCGCCAGGGCGGGGTGGAGATGGGCCAAGGGCTGCGGGTGAAGGTGGCCCAGGTGGTCGCCAAGGAGCTCAACATTCCCATGGGGCTCATCGAAATCGGCGACACCGACACGCAGGTGGTGCCGAACCCGGTGGGCACAGGGGCTTCGACGGGCTCGGGCTTCAATGCGGCCGCCGCCAAGAAGGCCTGCCGCGACCTGCGCGACCGGCTCCAGGCGTACTGCATGAAGAAGCTCGAGGAGAACGGCCTCGCGTGGTGCCAAACGAACCACATCGACTTCTGGAACCACCAAGATGGGTGGCGCAAGGTGGTGCAAATCACGACGAACGGCAAGACGATCGAGAAGACGATCTGGCAGTGCGTCGTCGCCATAGCCCATAATGACCAGTTCAACCTCTCGGCCCAGGCGCGCTTCAAGCAGAAGGGCGGGGCCGAGATCGACACCGGTCTGATCTTCAAGCCGAACGCAGGCAGCGAAGCCGTTTATCACTTCACCGGGTTCACCTACAGCGCCGCCTGCACCGAGGTGGAGATCGACGTGCTCACCGGGGAGACCACGGTGCTCCGCGCCGACGTGCTCTACGACATGGGCGATAGCCTCAACCCGGCCATCGACATTGGACAGGTGGAGGGCGCCTACGTGCAGGGGCTCGGCTACGTGCTGAGCGAGGATGTGCTGTTCCAGCCCGACGGCCCCGACGCAGGCGCGCTCAACGCCGACAACACCTGGCGCTACAAGGTGCCGGCGACGACCTCGATCCCCATCGAGTTCAACGTCGACCTCTTCCCGCGCTCCACCGCGCCCGAAGTCCCCGAGAGCCCCTACGACCTCTACTCGTCGAAGGAGGTCGGCGAGCCCCCGCTGGTGCTTGCGATCACGGCCTTCTTCGCGCTCAAGCACGCGATCCTGGCTGCGCGGCAGGATCGGGGGCATAACGAGTGGTTCCAGCTCCAGGCGCCAGCCACCGTCCAGCGCGTGCAGCAGGCGTGCTTGGTGACCCAGGAGGATCTGACCCTCTGA